One part of the Brassica napus cultivar Da-Ae unplaced genomic scaffold, Da-Ae ScsIHWf_1230;HRSCAF=1757, whole genome shotgun sequence genome encodes these proteins:
- the BNAC07G36260D gene encoding uncharacterized protein BNAC07G36260D: MALSATMVGALLGLGTQMYSNALRKLPYMRHPWEHVVGMGLGAVFANQLVKWDVKLKEDLEVMLDKARAANERRYFDEDRD; this comes from the exons ATGGCTCTGAGTGCGACGATGGTGGGAGCTCTGCTGGGACTCGGCACCCAGATGTATTCCAACGCTCTCCGCAAGCTCCCTTACATGCGCC ATCCGTGGGAGCATGTGGTGGGCATGGGACTCGGTGCTGTGTTCGCGAACCAGCTCGTGAAATGGGATGTGAAGCTCAAGGAAGATCTCGAGGTGATGCTCGATAAGGCTAGAGCTGCCAACGAGCGCCGTTACTTTG ATGAAGATCGGGATTAG
- the LOC125596551 gene encoding putative terpenoid synthase 7 gives MESIAVFGPKHGSHVFFPSPKNLFPVNQLSCFPLMSVPTKPPKFVRLKATTTMTSDDQESNRTFTELLPSPWTDQFHSVSVDVSEMDALRKEIDVIKPKVKNALVSSQGIDSAKKRILMIYLLVSLGLAHHFEDEIDETLKESFEKKEEMMEGENDLYTVSIIFWVFRRYGHHISSDVFRRFTKDSGNFKESLLGDAKGMLSLYEAAYLRKTKDYIMDEALIFTSRHLESLAADGTCPPHLSVRIRNALTLPHHWNMEMLFPVEYISFFEQEKNHDEMLLKFAKISFKLVQLQYLNELKILTEWYNDLEFESKLPPYFRHRIVENHFFAQAMCFEPQLSRARIIMVKYFTILVILDDTFDRYASLPEAEGLANSLERWAHEHTMDKQPDYLKFVLNFMIDTFEEFERELGPQGRSYNVSASKEVLKTYVKANFDLAKWGLVYHVPSFEEYMEVGEVEVAVYATLASRYMSMGKMVAKEAFEWLKSRPKIVQSLCVKGRLMDDITGFQDDISRGYVTNAVSCYMKQYGVSENEAFRELNKMVGEADKIINEEFLTITGVRHCVLKAVIDLARMIHVCYNGYEGYTDPQGKIKEYMTSMFVDQIRL, from the exons ATGGAATCCATAGCAGTTTTTGGGCCAAAACATGGATCCCATGTCTTTTTTCCTTCTCCTAAAAACTTGTTTCCAGTAAACCAACTCTCTTGCTTTCCACTGATGTCCGTTCCCACTAAGCCTCCAAAGTTTGTTCGTCTGAAGGCAACTACTACCATGACTAGTGATGATCAAGAAAGCAATCGCACGTTTACGGAACTGCTACCTTCTCCATGGACTGATCAGTTCCACTCTGTTTCTGTCGATGTCTCG GAAATGGATGCTCTTAGGAAAGAAATCGATGTAATAAAGCCAAAAGTGAAGAACGCGCTCGTGTCTTCCCAAGGGATTGACTCGGCGAAGAAGAGAATCCTCATGATATATTTGTTGGTTAGCCTTGGCCTTGCACATCACTTTGAGGACGAGATAGATGAAACTCTAAAAGAAAGTTTCGAAAAGAAAGAGGAGATGATGGAAGGTGAAAATGACTTGTACACAGTTTCCATCATCTTCTGGGTTTTCAGAAGATACGGTCACCACATATCTTCCG ATGTATTCAGGAGATTCACAAAGGACAGCGGAAATTTCAAAGAATCTCTTCTCGGAGATGCCAAGGGTATGTTGAGCTTGTATGAGGCTGCTTATTTGCGGAAGACGAAGGATTATATAATGGACGAAGCATTGATATTTACATCGAGACACTTGGAGTCACTGGCTGCTGATGGAACGTGCCCGCCTCATCTCTCAGTACGTATTCGAAATGCTCTTACTCTACCTCACCACTGGAATATGGAGATGTTATTCCCAGTGGAATATATCTCATTCtttgaacaagaaaaaaatcatgacGAGATGCTACTCAAGTTCGCTAAAATCAGTTTCAAGTTAGTACAGCTCCAATACCTTAACGAACTCAAAATCCTTACAGA ATGGTACAATGATCTAGAGTTTGAATCCAAGCTACCACCTTACTTCAGACACAGAATCGTCGAAAATCATTTCTTTGCACAAGCGATGTGCTTTGAGCCACAACTATCACGTGCAAGGATTATAATGGTTAAGTACTTCACCATTTTAGTGATTCTAGATGACACATTTGACAGATATGCATCTCTTCCTGAAGCTGAAGGCCTCGCTAATAGCTTGGAAAG GTGGGCTCACGAGCATACCATGGATAAACAGCCTGATTATTTGAAATTCGTGTTGAACTTTATGATAGATACTTTCGAAGAGTTTGAAAGAGAACTTGGGCCACAAGGAAGATCATACAACGTGAGCGCCTCAAAGGAAGTG TTGAAGACATATGTGAAAGCCAACTTTGATCTCGCAAAGTGGGGCCTAGTTTATCACGTGCCTAGTTTTGAGGAGTACATGGAGGTTGGTGAGGTGGAAGTCGCAGTGTATGCGACTTTGGCAAGTCGATACATGTCTATGGGAAAGATGGTTGCAAAAGAAGCTTTTGAATGGCTAAAGTCCAGACCAAAAATCGTCCAATCTTTATGTGTCAAAGGTCGTCTTATGGATGATATAACTGGTTTCCAG GATGACATTAGTAGAGGATACGTCACCAATGCTGTCAGCTGTTATATGAAGCAATATGGAGTTTCCGAAAATGAAGCTTTTAGGGAGCTTAATAAAATGGTTGGAGAGGCTGATAAGATAATAAATGAAGAGTTCTTGACAATAACTGGTGTGCGACACTGTGTTCTTAAGGCAGTCATTGATCTTGCACGCATGATCCACGTCTGCTACAATGGATATGAAGGTTACACCGATCCCCAAGGAAAAATTAAGGAGTACATGACTTCTATGTTCGTGGATCAGATCCGTCTTTGA